Below is a genomic region from Flavobacterium ginsengisoli.
ATTGATTAATCCGTCGCCTAAAAATCTTCCGCTAGCCATCATAATCATAAAAGAAGTATAGCCCAAAACTACCAATGGTCCTGGCGCTTTTACAATGTCTTTAAAGTAAACGCCACTCCAATCGAACATTACACCTTCGCTCGCCATACTACAGAATCCTATTACTCCTAACCAAAGCAAAGCTGTGTCTGGTTTTACAAATAGTTTTTTGCCTTCTTGTTTTGGCTTTACTTTTTCTTTGGCTCTAATTAAAAATTTAAAATTAAATGCGACCATCAATAATACAATTCCGGCTACAATCATAAAATGATGCAACGGACTTAAATCTAAAGCCAGCATTCCTAAACCTACCAATGCACCAGTAAATCCAGCAAAACTCCACATTCCGTGAAAAGAAGACATGATTGTTTTTTTGAATAAAACCTCTGTATAAACTCCTTGAGTATTTACGGCAATATTGGCAAGATTTCCGAACACACCAAACAAGAATAATCCTAATGATAATTGCAATGATGTTGTTGCCAAACCTAAATTGATTAAGCACAAAACATACATTATTAAAGAGAAAACCAAAATACGATGACTACCGAATTTAGTTACCATTTTTCCTGAAAATGGCATAACAATAAGCTGTCCAACCGGAAGCGCAAAAAGTATAGAGCCCAAATCGCCTTCTGACAAATGTAAAGCGCTTTTGATGTCTGGAATTCTACTTGCCCATGTAGCAAAACTCAAACCCATTCCAAAATAAAACATTCCAACAGCAAAACGAATTCGGTTTAAATACGAAGCTTTGGCTTCTCTAAATACTTTCTTGATTTTGGCTTTGGTCTGAAAAAGCGATAATGGATTAATGTTTATCAGCATATTGAATTTTTATTGGAATGTTGTCAAAAATACTAAAAACGCTCGTCAAAGTGCATAAAGCCTCAGGTTATACACAATATACAACGTTATTGTTTATAAATTCAAAGGTTTTTAATTGAATTTGGTCTATTAAAATTACAATTTTTCGGGTTTAATGGAATTATAATTTGTTTCATTTTTTCAAGAAAATAAAAAGGGATTATCTCAAAAATTGAGATAATCCCTTTAATTATTTATATTTCATTATTCCGTAGGAACATTTTTATGATATACCTATTACCTTTTGCTGGGCATTACTTGCAATTGCGGCTTCTATAACCTGCATTACTTTTACCCCTTCGTCTGCAGTAACAGGTTCTTTTTTATCGTTTGCAATCGAGTCGTAAACGCCAT
It encodes:
- a CDS encoding MFS transporter; the protein is MLININPLSLFQTKAKIKKVFREAKASYLNRIRFAVGMFYFGMGLSFATWASRIPDIKSALHLSEGDLGSILFALPVGQLIVMPFSGKMVTKFGSHRILVFSLIMYVLCLINLGLATTSLQLSLGLFLFGVFGNLANIAVNTQGVYTEVLFKKTIMSSFHGMWSFAGFTGALVGLGMLALDLSPLHHFMIVAGIVLLMVAFNFKFLIRAKEKVKPKQEGKKLFVKPDTALLWLGVIGFCSMASEGVMFDWSGVYFKDIVKAPGPLVVLGYTSFMIMMASGRFLGDGLINKFGRERVMQISGVMISAGLFTAVFLPYIIPCTIAFMFVGLGVATIVPTVYSIAGKNPTVPAGEALTIVSSVSFLGFLMGPPVIGHIAQSFGLQFSFAFIGIFGVLIAFMVSKIRT